CGTAGGCGAGCTTGCCCGCATCCTGGAGCGGCCGGAGCGCCTCCCTGAAGGTGGCGAAGGCCCACTGGCGAGCCTCGGGGGGAAAGGCGCGATTGTCGATCTGCCCCCGTGCCGTGCGCCGGGCCGTGGCGGGAAGCATGGCGCCGAGCGGCTCGGGCAGCCGCTCGGCGTCCAGGTGGTGCCCCGTCAGGAGAGCATAGGCCTTCACGCCGAAGAGGAAGCCGGGCGGGGTGCGCTCCGCCCAGAGCACGGCGTTGCGGGCCGAGAGCGGCGCGTAGAAGGTGGAGTTGACCTCCACCGAGTCGAAGAAGCGCGAGTACCACCACAGCCGCTCCTCGGCCGTCATCGTCTTCTGGGGGTAGAAGCTTCCGCGCTCGATCATGCTCCGGTCCTGCCACGCGCAGAGGCCGACGCGGCACTCGGTGCGGACCGGCGTCGGAGGGGCGTAGCAGAGGATCGGGTCGGCGAGGTCCATGTGGGAAGTCCACGGCGCCGGCCGCCCCGGCGCCGGGTCAGCGCGCCTCCCCCCGTGATGGGGTCAGCGACGGCCGGTCAGCGTGAGGCGGCCAGGACCTGCCGCAGGACCCGCTGGACGTCACCCTGCGCGAAGGGCTTCCTGAGGCATGGGGCGCCGGTGGCCGCGAAGAAGTCGGCCGTGTCATCAGTGAGCATGTTGCCAGTCACGAACACCATGCGCTGGGCCAGGGAGGGGTCCAGCCGCTCCACCTCACGGTAGAGGCCCGGCCCGTCCAGCTCGGGCATGCGCACGTCGCTCACGATGGCGTCGAAGCCACCCGCCTGGAGCCGGTCCAGCGCCGCCAGGCCGTTCGGCGCCGTGGTGACCCTGTAGCCATCCAGCTCCAGGAGGTCCGCCAGGAGAGATGCGATTGCCGGCTCGTCGTCGACCACCAGGACAGTGGGACACGGCCTGCCCGGCGTGACCTCGACGCGCTCTGGCACCATCTTCCCAGCCATGGTCACCTCCCAACATCAAGGGGTCTCGTCGCTCACGGCCCACAACGGGCTGGGGGTAGGGTAACGCGAGTCCCCCCCGGGGGCAAGCCAAAAAAGGCGCTACTTCCGGCCATGTACATCACCTGACTGCCCCCCTCGTGCGCGCGGTCGAAGAGCGCCCGCAGGTCCTGATCCGCCCGGGCCCAGGCAGCCGAGAAGATCGGTGGACGTGCGTTGAGGACCGCGTCAATGATGTGCTCGCGCGCCACGAAGAGCAGGACGTTGACGCCGAAGGAGCCCCGGGTCGCCTCCCGGGTGGCGTCGATGTCCTTCCCGATCTGGTCGGCCGGGGTGCGGGCGATCCCCAGCGTCCCCAGGCCACCCGCGTTGCTGACAGCCGCCACGAGGGGCACGGAGGTGCCGCCGGCCATGCCCCCCAGCACGATCGGATGCCGGATCCGCAGCAAGTCACAGACCGATGTGTGGATCATGGGTGGGTGCCCTCCCCGGGTGGTGGCGGAGGATGCCTGGCCGTGCGCATCACCTACTTGGCGACGGTTGCACGAATTGCCCAAGCCCGCGCCGTCAAGGAGATCGACCCGTCCGCCGCCACCGGGATGCGCGCTCGTATATGGTCCCGGAGGCGCACTCTCGCGGTCTCCTCGAGCGACATGGCGTAGGCGGGGGCCGGCCCCTGCCCGCCGAGAAATGGTTGCCAGTAGTCCTCAAACCGCGCGAACGGTGTCGGGGTGTCGATGGCCCTCACCTCGACCCCCTGCAGCCCCGTACTGGTGAACAGGTCCACGAGTGCC
This region of Candidatus Rokuibacteriota bacterium genomic DNA includes:
- a CDS encoding response regulator, with the translated sequence MAGKMVPERVEVTPGRPCPTVLVVDDEPAIASLLADLLELDGYRVTTAPNGLAALDRLQAGGFDAIVSDVRMPELDGPGLYREVERLDPSLAQRMVFVTGNMLTDDTADFFAATGAPCLRKPFAQGDVQRVLRQVLAASR
- a CDS encoding nitronate monooxygenase, which produces MIHTSVCDLLRIRHPIVLGGMAGGTSVPLVAAVSNAGGLGTLGIARTPADQIGKDIDATREATRGSFGVNVLLFVAREHIIDAVLNARPPIFSAAWARADQDLRALFDRAHEGGSQVMYMAGSSAFFGLPPGGTRVTLPPARCGP